CGATGAATCTACTTATGCACCAAATCAATAGTATCGCTAAGCAAAAAGACTCTGCAATAGCAGAATACCACTCTATCTACCAAAAAAATGCCGTGCTAAAAAACCTAATCCGTAAAAAAACCGATGAGCTAAGCGCGGTAAATTCTAAAATCGGCAGATTAGAAGATATTATGAGTTTGCAAAAATCCCATAGCGCGAAGCCACAGCAAATCGCCCAAATCACAAAAGTGGATTTGGAAAATCTAAGCGATACACAAAAACAACTCCTCCTAAGCCTTATCCCAAATGGCGACCCACTAAAAAACTTCCGCTCCAAAGTCCCCACTACCAATAACAAATACCACCCACTAGGCGAAATAGGTGGTGCAGAGGGTGGAATGGACTATATGGCGGAGAAAAAAACACCTGTGTATGCTACAGCTGATGGTGTAGTCGTGCTTGTCCAAGAGCACGGCGTTACTAGCTTTGGGAATGTCATTAGGCTTACGCATTCTTTTGGATTTGGCTCTTTGTATGCCCACTTGGATTCTATCGTAATCAAAAAGGGCGATTTCGTGCAAAAAGGGCAGCTTATCGGGTATAGTGGCTCTAGTGGCAGAAGTAATGGCGATAAGCTCTACTATGAAGTTAGCTTTTTGAATAATCGCCTAAACCCCACCACTTATGCGCAATGGAGTATAGATAATTTTGAAGTGGTTTTCCACAAACGAGATGGAATCGACTGGAAAAACCTAGTATGGGCTATGGAAGACATAGCCAAACTTCAAAAATTCCGCTTAAGCTCTGCACAGCAAAAATTAGATTCTGCCAAAGATTTAAATACTCGCAAGTCTTTCCAATCTCATCAATAAAGACAAGTTATGAACTTTGATGAACGACTTGTGCTAATGATAACGAGCAAGGACGGCTCGCGATTTATCAATGTCAGCATATTTTTTCGTCAGCTTTCTTTGTATGTGTTGTTGTTTTTTTTGAGCTCTATGTTTTTTATCGCTATTTCGCTTGGTGTGTTTCGCGCAGAGATAAAAAACATCGATGAAAAAACCTCACTCATCAAAGAGCGCAACGAAACAATGCTACTAGGGAATGCCGCACTCTATGAGGAAATCAACCAACGAATGGAAGAAATCACCATAGCAAGCGACAAGGTGGGAAGCTTAGAGGAGCAAATCGGTGTGAATAATGTTCCAAATGAGGAATTGCTAGAGCGCATAAATGTCGCAAGTATCACGGGGGCACAAAAAGCATTTTTTATGAAATTTATCCCAAATGGAAATCCACTAGGGAACAATTTTTTTGGGCTTGCGGGGGCTTTTGGACCTAGATTTCACCCTCTCATAGGCGAGTGGAAGCAGCACACAGGGCTAGATTTAGCCGCTCCTATTGGCACTTCTGTGTATGCTACGGCTGATGGTGTGGTGGATTTTGCAGATAGTGGATACAATGGCGGATATGGAAAATTAGTTAAAATTACCCATTCATTTGGCTTTAAAACATATTATGCACACTTGAGCTCTGTGCTTATCCAAGCTGGCACTTTTGTCAAAAAAGGACAGCTTATCGCCAAAAGTGGCAACACAGGCGTAAGCACGGGACCGCATTTGCACTATGAGGTGCGGTTTTTGGACAATCCCATACAGCCGATGAATTTTGTGCAATGGGATATGAAAAACTTTGATTTCATCTTCACAAAAGAAAGGAGCATAGAATGGCAATCTTTACTAGCGACGATAAACAATCTAATGGAGTAGCAGCCCAAAAGGCGGGTGCAGCTACGATAATAGCGCAAGGCACGCGCATAAAAGGCAACATAACCACAGATTGTCATTTGCATATTGATGGGGAGTTTGAGGGTAAAATCGACTCCAAAAACACCGTGATGATAGGCAAAAACGGACAAGTAGATGGCGAAGTATATGCCAACAAACTTGTAGTAAGCGGTAAGCTAAAAGGCTTGACAGAGAGTGATACGGTGGAGATTTCTTCACAAGGGCGATTTGAGGGAGTGATAACCTCTACCGAGTTAGTCATAGAGAAAAAAGGCGTATTTATAGGAGAGAGCAAAATAAAAGGTATGCAATCAGCTACAAAAAATGCTACAAGCAAATCTGTATAGACTTCTCCAAAGTGCTGATAGTCTTGGCACTTCTCCTAGAATCCTCCTTGTCGCTAACGAAAAAGAGGCAAGGCAGGCTTATGAGCTAGCTTGCTTTGTATGCGCCCAAAGCGCACATAGTCCTGCAAATACTTCACAAAATCCACCCCAAAATCAAAAACACACACAAGATTCTAGCAAAGCACCTTTTGCTACCCCACTACTTTTGCCAGAAGCTAGATTTAGCAAGGGCGAGGATTTGTGTAGCTTTTATAGCGAGATTTTGCAGATTTTGGCTATTTTGCGTGAGTTTTATGAGCGAGATGATAGGCTACTTATAGCACCTATTTACTCCTTGCTTTATGCTTTTCCCTCCCAAAAACACTTACAAAGTTTTTGCTTAGAAGTGGGAAAACGATATGATTTGGAGGAGCTAAAAGAAAAGATTTTGTGCTATGGCTATGAGGCAGTCGAAGTCATCGAAATGGAGGGCGAAGTAAGTTTTAGGGGGGATATTATTGATATTTATCCACCTTTGTCGCGTCCATATCGCATAAGTTTTTTTGATGATGAGTGTGAGGATATTCGCACCTTTGATACCCAAACCCAGCTAAGCGACAAAGACGCAAAGCTAGATTCTCTCACTTTACCACCAGCACTTTTTGCGCTTAGTGAGGGGGAGTGTAGTGCACTTTTAGAGGCGATAGAGAATGAGCTAGATTCTAGTGATAGTGTTTTTAGCAAAGATATTCTTTCTTGTGGGCTTTGGTTTTTGGACAAAGCAGGGATAGATTCTTGCCTTTTGCCACAAAGATTTAGCACGACTATCACGCCAAATGCACTAAATGAGCTAGATGAGATTCTCTCCATTCGCAAAGATTTAGATAGCTTTTGGCATAGTGCAAAAAAGTCATTGCCACTACTGCAAATTGCCAATGACTACACGGATATAGATTTTTATGCTTCCTCATTGCTTCCTATCATCACGCACAATCCACACAAAAAAATCACGC
This genomic stretch from Helicobacter macacae MIT 99-5501 harbors:
- a CDS encoding M23 family metallopeptidase, with product MNFDERLVLMITSKDGSRFINVSIFFRQLSLYVLLFFLSSMFFIAISLGVFRAEIKNIDEKTSLIKERNETMLLGNAALYEEINQRMEEITIASDKVGSLEEQIGVNNVPNEELLERINVASITGAQKAFFMKFIPNGNPLGNNFFGLAGAFGPRFHPLIGEWKQHTGLDLAAPIGTSVYATADGVVDFADSGYNGGYGKLVKITHSFGFKTYYAHLSSVLIQAGTFVKKGQLIAKSGNTGVSTGPHLHYEVRFLDNPIQPMNFVQWDMKNFDFIFTKERSIEWQSLLATINNLME
- a CDS encoding M23 family metallopeptidase; this translates as MLQDKLVVSIVDEKGSKQFALPRNVKKLILIGIAVISVLFLASFLAMNLLMHQINSIAKQKDSAIAEYHSIYQKNAVLKNLIRKKTDELSAVNSKIGRLEDIMSLQKSHSAKPQQIAQITKVDLENLSDTQKQLLLSLIPNGDPLKNFRSKVPTTNNKYHPLGEIGGAEGGMDYMAEKKTPVYATADGVVVLVQEHGVTSFGNVIRLTHSFGFGSLYAHLDSIVIKKGDFVQKGQLIGYSGSSGRSNGDKLYYEVSFLNNRLNPTTYAQWSIDNFEVVFHKRDGIDWKNLVWAMEDIAKLQKFRLSSAQQKLDSAKDLNTRKSFQSHQ
- a CDS encoding bactofilin family protein, yielding MAIFTSDDKQSNGVAAQKAGAATIIAQGTRIKGNITTDCHLHIDGEFEGKIDSKNTVMIGKNGQVDGEVYANKLVVSGKLKGLTESDTVEISSQGRFEGVITSTELVIEKKGVFIGESKIKGMQSATKNATSKSV